Genomic segment of Polycladomyces abyssicola:
TATCCTGCACGTCGCTTATGGCGTCATGGTCTGCCGGGTTGTCGTTTGAGCGAAGTGGAGGAGAAATGTTTGGCGATTCAACGTCATGATGATGTACCGGGGCGACTGGCTCCCGCTCTGTACTTCGATTATTTGCGCCATCATGATTTGACACTGTTGGACGGTGTGTTTCGTCATAATGAGCAGGATCTGATGACGCTGGTGGGGTTGCTGGCTCATCTGTGTCATCTCGTCCACGGCGAAGTGGAGGGATCCCCCGAAGAACGGCTGGCAATCGGACGTTGGTGGATCGATGCAGGAAAAGACACTGAAGCGGAAGCATGGTTGGTCCCGCTTTCCCGGGAAAGCGGATTGCCCCTTTCGTTACGCCGAGAAGCAAGACGGTTGTTGAGCGTGCTCTGGAAACGGGCCGATGCGTGGGAAACTGTGGTACCACATTGGAAGCGTTGGTTGGAGGACGATCCTTGGTCCGTCTTTTGTTGGATCGAACTGGCCAAATACTACGAACATCAGGCGCGGGACTTTGAGCAGGCGTTGCAGATGACACAGAAGGCGCTGGAAGTGCTTGGAGCGAAAAGGCTGATGGGGAGATCGTTTTCCCGGGAATGGCGGAATGAATGGGAGGACGCGCGCAAGCGGGAACGCAGATTATTAAAGAAATTGACGAATCGACACCATCATGTGGGTCAATTGGATTTGGGGATCTGAATCGAAACGGGACCAGGGTCCCGTTTTTTTATTGATTTTTATTGTCAAGCATTCTACGATTATGTATGGATTATAAATTATAAATATTTCATTTACAATAATTGTATTTTAGGGGGGAATGGGTTGTTTTCGGCTGATCCTTCACAAAAAAATTATCTCGCTCAGTTTTGCATTGAAGATGTGATCACGTTTTTCTCCGGCCAGCTGCTGATGGCCAGAACATTGGACGGCTCAAGGTATATTCTTCAGGAAATCGAGTTACGTCGCGCATTGCCCCCGGGGTTTGAAATGGTACTTCGTCACTTGGATCATCCCCATCTGCCAAAGATTGTTGATGTCTTGGAAGAGGCCGATTCGGTGGTGTTGGTCCATCCCCCGTTGACAGGCGAACCGCTGTCCCTGCTTGTAAATGAAAAAAACGTGATGCATCCGATGAAATCGTTAGAGATATTTAGAAAATTACTTCGGACCTTGCTCGATCTCAACCGGTTGCCGTTACCCCTGGGAACCACCTTGGATCCCCGCAATATCATCATGGATGGGGATCATCCCTATCTGTTGGTCATCCATTTCAAGCATTTCAGTGGATACCAAGAAGATGAACGGTGGCGAGAATTACTGTTTTTTCTGCTGACGGGAGAAAGACCGGACCGAAACAGGTTGGAAAAACAATGGGAACGTGTGCAGCATCGTATTCCTCCGGAGATGCAACCCCTGGTCAGGGATTGTTTTGATATGGATAAAGGGATATCGGAAATTTTATCCAAAGCATCAAAAATTCAGTGGAACAGAGCCCATGTGCAGAATAAACGCATCTCCAAGCGGGTGGTTTTCTCCACATCTATGGCCGCTCTTTTGGTTTTTGGCGCCATCGTGGGGTATCAGGTCGCCTCGCAAGCTTCTCTGCAGAAGAAACCGTTTGATCAGACCGTCATTGCACAACAGGGGCAGAATGTGGATTTGCCTTTTTCTGCCATGCGGTTTGACGGGAGCGGCTCGTTTCAACCCGTCACTTTCAAGGCGACTGACGGTGCATGGATCCGTTTTCACGTGAGTGTCCCGGAAAGTGGTTGGCCATTGGTCGTTCGGTTGGGCTCCACTCCGGATGCTCCGACCATTACGATTCAAAAAGAGGAGAAGCCGTTGATCTGGGAGGTGTGGGAGTCGGGCGAAACCGGAACCTATGAAGCACAGATGGAGATCCTGCTGCTTCCACGGCAGCCCGTTCGGTTTGTGCTGTCCGACCCGGAAGGGGGATGGAAGTGGATGGCAGCCGCCCCGTCCATTGATTCGGTTCCTACTGAAGTGAATTTGTCTGGAGGTGATGGGGTGAGCATAACGGAGGGTGTCGTTCGATCCTTGGCACGATCCGGGGATGTAGCTGCTTCCTGGAACGAAGGTCTTCCCTGGTCGTTGGTGCGAGG
This window contains:
- a CDS encoding ribonuclease H-like domain-containing protein, which encodes MRTLRDRLRTYHGSKREESSSANRTCIPEKAPLGFVWRENEQGRYLFRRRVFSLEKRVGPYQLGSLSDEMLSEFARLTDGSDQPVEPVEILFFDTETTGLGTGAGTYVFLYGLGYYRDGAFVVEHYFLPDVSQERALLLDFAEAVRSFRVLVTYNGKGFDWGLVETRYDFHRMPHRSFLPEWRHWDLLYPARRLWRHGLPGCRLSEVEEKCLAIQRHDDVPGRLAPALYFDYLRHHDLTLLDGVFRHNEQDLMTLVGLLAHLCHLVHGEVEGSPEERLAIGRWWIDAGKDTEAEAWLVPLSRESGLPLSLRREARRLLSVLWKRADAWETVVPHWKRWLEDDPWSVFCWIELAKYYEHQARDFEQALQMTQKALEVLGAKRLMGRSFSREWRNEWEDARKRERRLLKKLTNRHHHVGQLDLGI